The following proteins are co-located in the Bacteroidota bacterium genome:
- the bla gene encoding subclass B1 metallo-beta-lactamase codes for MIRTCIYLTFIAILLTGFSFSPSKQRKFKSKELYKSTNLVITQITANTFLHVSYKQTNDFGNVPCNGLVVRNGSETMVFDTPTNDKSAGELIKWIKETLKCKVNAVIPTHFHDDCLGGLNAFHAAGIPSYANAGTIALATANNLPVPQHSFTDSLRLSVGTETVTARFFGEGHTKDNVVGYFAAENVMFGGCLIKALKSSRGFTGDANLDTWSGTVQKVKAAYPDVKVVVPGHGAYGDRRLLDYTIKLFEVK; via the coding sequence ATGATACGTACCTGTATTTATCTAACCTTCATCGCAATCTTGCTCACTGGCTTCAGCTTTTCTCCTTCCAAACAACGTAAATTCAAGTCTAAAGAGCTTTACAAATCCACCAATTTAGTCATTACCCAAATCACGGCAAATACCTTTCTGCACGTTTCTTACAAGCAAACCAACGATTTCGGCAATGTACCCTGCAACGGGCTCGTGGTTCGCAACGGCAGCGAAACTATGGTGTTTGATACACCCACCAACGACAAAAGTGCCGGCGAACTCATTAAATGGATCAAAGAAACGCTGAAGTGTAAAGTGAATGCTGTTATTCCCACACACTTTCACGACGATTGCCTGGGCGGGTTAAATGCATTTCACGCCGCGGGCATTCCTTCCTACGCCAACGCGGGCACCATTGCACTGGCCACGGCAAACAATTTGCCCGTTCCCCAACACAGTTTCACCGACTCGCTCCGGCTCAGTGTGGGTACAGAAACCGTTACCGCCCGCTTCTTTGGCGAAGGACATACAAAAGACAATGTGGTGGGCTACTTTGCCGCCGAAAATGTAATGTTTGGCGGGTGTTTAATTAAAGCGTTAAAATCCAGCCGCGGCTTTACCGGCGATGCCAATCTCGATACCTGGTCGGGAACGGTGCAGAAGGTGAAGGCGGCTTATCCCGATGTAAAGGTGGTGGTGCCCGGGCATGGCGCGTATGGCGATAGGCGGTTGCTTGATTATACCATTAAGTTGTTTGAGGTGAAGTAG
- a CDS encoding ImmA/IrrE family metallo-endopeptidase: MEIELPPETKIAIRFYNNNNLKIPFNILDLVKKHATVYIEEIPIDGIDGVAINLKQPLKKPKIIINKSISSKRLNFTLAHELGHVIIPWHIGTIIEDSNLDYSIDSSYSKIEQEANRFAAELLMPRNWISETYDKCKNNLAYLQEKIIDQCDVSCQAAALRMIELLPRNIFFIAESDDQVYSTGKTKQTNISLPKKGDWFEINKVLYNNLYYKHISYNNIIYHWFKINPVSISNFDITDNRTSKDILERIEFDIAPNQTNFKQSINGVIGHLNGKLMLEPDYSCELLISELIHRFRVPDHESFSNHRDFEVYIHKRAQEIFKKRLR; the protein is encoded by the coding sequence ATGGAAATAGAATTGCCCCCCGAAACTAAAATTGCAATTAGATTTTATAACAATAACAATCTAAAGATACCTTTTAATATTTTAGACTTAGTTAAAAAACATGCTACTGTTTATATCGAAGAAATCCCAATTGATGGAATTGATGGTGTCGCTATTAATCTAAAGCAACCTCTAAAAAAACCTAAAATCATAATAAACAAAAGTATTAGTTCTAAAAGATTAAACTTTACCCTTGCGCATGAATTGGGGCATGTAATTATTCCTTGGCATATTGGAACAATAATTGAAGATTCAAATTTAGATTATTCAATAGACTCTAGTTATTCTAAAATCGAACAAGAAGCCAATAGATTTGCAGCGGAATTACTAATGCCAAGAAATTGGATTTCAGAAACTTATGATAAATGCAAAAATAATCTTGCTTATCTTCAAGAAAAAATTATCGATCAATGTGATGTGTCTTGTCAGGCAGCAGCACTTAGAATGATTGAACTACTACCAAGAAACATATTTTTTATTGCTGAATCTGATGATCAAGTTTATTCAACAGGAAAGACTAAGCAAACAAATATTAGTTTGCCTAAAAAAGGCGATTGGTTTGAAATAAATAAAGTACTGTACAATAATCTATACTACAAACATATATCGTATAATAATATTATATATCACTGGTTCAAAATAAATCCAGTTAGCATTTCTAACTTTGATATTACAGATAATAGAACTTCTAAAGATATTTTAGAAAGAATAGAATTTGATATTGCTCCTAATCAAACCAATTTTAAACAAAGTATAAACGGTGTTATTGGGCATTTAAATGGTAAATTAATGCTGGAGCCTGATTATTCTTGTGAACTTCTTATTTCAGAGCTTATCCATCGTTTTAGGGTACCCGATCATGAATCCTTTTCAAATCATCGTGATTTTGAGGTGTACATACACAAACGAGCTCAAGAGATTTTCAAAAAAAGGCTGCGTTAG